The following are encoded together in the Salmonella enterica subsp. enterica serovar Choleraesuis genome:
- a CDS encoding transcriptional regulator, whose amino-acid sequence MDENGWSMADLSKRVMLSHTSVRKWANGLSVASGDRLKRLSAVTGKPEYWFFMDPSEEPEEHQLASAIPRVLDDKEEALLAMFNQLPEAEKLRLIIHTKSVLHEMDLLKNDVYDIINNVKK is encoded by the coding sequence ATGGATGAGAATGGCTGGAGCATGGCGGACTTATCAAAACGCGTAATGCTCTCTCATACATCCGTGCGAAAATGGGCTAATGGCTTATCTGTAGCTAGCGGTGACCGCCTTAAACGACTTTCAGCCGTAACAGGCAAACCAGAGTATTGGTTTTTTATGGATCCATCGGAGGAGCCTGAAGAGCACCAGCTAGCTAGTGCAATACCTCGCGTTCTCGATGACAAAGAAGAAGCTCTTTTGGCTATGTTTAATCAACTTCCTGAAGCAGAGAAGTTAAGGTTAATAATCCACACTAAGTCTGTATTGCATGAGATGGATCTACTGAAAAATGATGTTTACGACATAATAAACAACGTTAAAAAGTAG
- a CDS encoding replication protein P of bacteriophage — protein sequence MKNIGNEIQRLDRQHMPQLVDRVVPELPRQQAAQIFNELFRQLRATFPAAMSVFKAQADVDEFRRQWVLAFIENGITTPEQINAGMRIARRQERPFLPSPGQFVAWCKSECCAFGLTATDVMSAYWTWRQESYRYGTSEQYPWPQPVLYHICLELRHRSTEGQLSQSEMSRAAGELLANWEKRAAAGKPVPPVRRAIAAPAADRGPSPAELLLAEYNRRKAAGSLA from the coding sequence GTGAAAAATATCGGAAATGAAATTCAGCGCCTGGACCGTCAGCACATGCCACAGCTGGTGGATCGGGTAGTACCGGAGCTGCCGCGCCAGCAGGCCGCGCAGATTTTTAACGAGCTTTTTCGCCAGCTGCGCGCCACGTTCCCGGCGGCCATGTCGGTATTCAAGGCACAGGCGGATGTTGACGAATTCCGGCGCCAGTGGGTGCTGGCGTTCATCGAGAACGGCATTACTACGCCAGAACAGATTAACGCTGGCATGCGGATCGCCCGCCGCCAGGAACGCCCGTTCCTGCCATCACCAGGGCAGTTCGTTGCCTGGTGCAAATCGGAGTGCTGTGCATTTGGCCTGACGGCGACAGACGTGATGTCGGCATACTGGACGTGGCGCCAGGAGTCATATCGTTACGGTACTAGCGAACAATACCCGTGGCCACAGCCCGTGCTGTATCACATCTGCCTGGAGCTGCGCCATCGTTCAACCGAGGGGCAACTGAGCCAGTCGGAAATGAGCCGTGCCGCTGGCGAACTGCTGGCTAACTGGGAGAAGCGCGCCGCTGCAGGTAAACCGGTACCGCCGGTGCGCCGGGCTATCGCTGCACCAGCAGCCGACCGCGGGCCGAGCCCGGCGGAACTCCTCCTGGCAGAGTACAACCGCCGCAAGGCTGCGGGGTCACTGGCATGA
- a CDS encoding replication protein — protein MSNTAEIIKFPGGEPGNERSNRVENQKLGCIQLFRSVKRQPWAKDVYLRTLWENLLLDAASQPYTANFKGQDWPLTIGQLVTTSDLLGLALCDRKGNPTSRHSVERMLSFFEREGMISVVAERRKGTVITINNYADYAEKIDDLAAHKSAHIIAHKKLSAGAACKGDAAHMSAQRTAHHEQYIFNTNVLNDRSRISKSRSEAAIQTPKGDKWGTADDLQCAEWIAALVNTIKPTAKTPNLAGWANDVRLMRELDGRNHRQICELFRWASKDAFWCSNILSPAKLRAKWDTLDIQRQQGGRKPAAGAASLDLDNTDWMDSLEERL, from the coding sequence ATGTCAAACACTGCTGAGATTATCAAATTTCCCGGCGGCGAGCCGGGGAACGAGAGGAGCAACCGGGTGGAGAACCAGAAACTGGGTTGCATCCAGCTGTTCCGTAGCGTTAAACGCCAGCCCTGGGCGAAAGATGTTTACCTGCGTACTCTGTGGGAGAACCTGCTGCTGGACGCCGCCAGCCAGCCGTATACGGCGAATTTCAAAGGGCAGGACTGGCCGTTAACCATCGGGCAACTGGTTACAACCTCTGACCTGCTGGGCCTGGCGTTATGTGACCGGAAGGGCAATCCGACAAGCCGTCATTCCGTCGAGCGGATGCTGTCATTTTTTGAGCGCGAGGGGATGATTTCAGTGGTTGCTGAACGCCGAAAAGGCACGGTGATCACCATCAACAATTACGCCGATTATGCCGAAAAAATAGACGATTTAGCCGCGCATAAATCCGCGCATATCATCGCGCATAAGAAACTCAGTGCTGGCGCGGCCTGCAAGGGTGATGCCGCGCATATGAGCGCGCAAAGAACCGCGCATCATGAACAATATATATTTAATACTAACGTATTAAATGATCGTTCGAGAATTTCAAAATCTCGTTCTGAAGCTGCAATCCAAACCCCCAAGGGCGACAAGTGGGGAACTGCCGACGACCTCCAGTGCGCTGAGTGGATTGCCGCCCTGGTGAACACCATCAAACCCACCGCCAAAACTCCCAACCTCGCCGGCTGGGCCAACGACGTGCGCCTGATGCGCGAGCTGGATGGCCGAAACCATCGCCAGATTTGTGAGCTGTTCCGCTGGGCCAGCAAAGACGCGTTCTGGTGCAGCAACATCCTGTCGCCGGCAAAGCTGCGCGCCAAATGGGACACGCTCGACATCCAGCGCCAGCAGGGAGGCCGCAAACCAGCAGCTGGCGCCGCCTCGCTTGACCTCGACAATACCGACTGGATGGATTCTCTGGAGGAACGTCTGTGA